From Sporosarcina sp. Te-1, the proteins below share one genomic window:
- a CDS encoding penicillin-binding transpeptidase domain-containing protein, producing MFVVFGGLFFLLMARFLSIQITGQAEGRPLAAMAASKYARENVLKAERGEIVDRNGELIASDTLSYRLFAVISEQATPKGSKTLYHVVDYDKTAEVLSHYIPMSKEEIQSRMQTAANKEKVPWQIEFGKAGNGINHETMEKIQKAMKKEGLTGVNFMEEKKRFYPNGNFASYLIGFAMREEQKDGSYLTVGKMGLEKTYDKELTGVDGKVDFQTDFWGFILPKSNKVVSPPQNGNEIHLTLDKTIQNFVEDAMTRVEKEYSPKKMLVIVANPKTGEIYAMSQRPSFHPGTREGLTENWLNEAVETTIEPGSTMKMFTLAAAIEENKWDPAAKYNSGQYKIYDRIIRDHNRVGWGPITFLEGFQRSSNVSMAYLLERLGDRKFIEYLEKFGFGEKVGIDLPHEAPGYILDSYPSERLTTSYGQGSTVTPIQMIQAATAIANDGVMMKPYVIDEIINPNTDEIVQNHKSEEKGRPISKETAKKVREILASTVTSEVGTGRKFALPGYDVGGKTGTAEIPDSRGKYLSGDGNYLYSFLGMAPIDDPQLVTYVLVQQPQLELGEIGSDPVSKVFKPVMESSLKYLNILPENVDKTESFKLKDYIGKDSKTVMDGLGEKGIRPVLIGEGGEIAAQYPSEGTKLTKDALVLLRTAGKTRLPDFTGWSKKMVLSFKQQSGLDIRLNGDGFVTEQSLSPGTVVNESDPLVIMLQPPKEQYEKPEVEDEEEQIIGG from the coding sequence ATGTTTGTAGTTTTTGGAGGGCTCTTTTTTCTATTAATGGCTCGATTTCTGTCCATTCAAATTACGGGACAGGCTGAAGGAAGACCACTTGCGGCGATGGCTGCATCTAAATACGCGAGAGAAAATGTATTGAAAGCTGAACGCGGTGAGATTGTAGACCGCAACGGAGAGTTGATCGCATCGGATACGTTAAGTTATCGGCTGTTCGCTGTTATCAGTGAACAGGCCACACCAAAGGGGTCCAAAACGCTTTATCATGTGGTGGATTATGATAAAACAGCAGAAGTGTTGAGTCACTATATCCCGATGTCTAAGGAAGAGATTCAGAGCAGAATGCAAACCGCGGCCAATAAGGAGAAGGTTCCTTGGCAGATCGAATTCGGAAAAGCGGGAAATGGGATCAATCACGAAACGATGGAAAAAATCCAAAAAGCGATGAAGAAGGAAGGACTCACCGGAGTCAACTTCATGGAAGAGAAAAAGCGGTTCTATCCAAATGGCAATTTTGCCTCCTATTTAATTGGTTTTGCAATGCGGGAGGAACAAAAAGATGGTTCATACCTTACCGTCGGTAAAATGGGACTGGAAAAGACGTACGATAAAGAACTGACCGGAGTCGATGGAAAGGTGGATTTTCAGACGGACTTTTGGGGCTTCATACTTCCAAAAAGCAATAAAGTCGTCTCCCCGCCTCAAAACGGGAATGAAATTCACCTAACGCTTGATAAAACGATTCAAAACTTCGTGGAAGATGCCATGACGCGTGTGGAGAAAGAGTATTCTCCGAAAAAGATGCTTGTCATCGTAGCAAATCCGAAAACGGGTGAGATCTATGCAATGAGCCAACGGCCATCCTTCCATCCGGGGACGAGAGAAGGATTGACGGAGAACTGGTTAAACGAAGCTGTAGAAACGACAATCGAACCAGGATCTACGATGAAAATGTTCACATTGGCCGCCGCAATCGAAGAAAATAAATGGGATCCTGCTGCAAAATACAACTCAGGACAATATAAGATCTATGATCGCATTATCCGTGACCATAATCGTGTAGGATGGGGTCCAATCACATTTTTGGAAGGATTCCAACGTTCTTCAAACGTCTCCATGGCATACTTGCTGGAACGTTTAGGTGACCGCAAGTTCATCGAGTACTTGGAGAAGTTCGGATTTGGGGAAAAGGTCGGCATCGATCTGCCGCATGAAGCACCGGGCTATATCTTAGATAGCTATCCTTCCGAACGGTTGACCACGTCTTACGGTCAAGGTTCCACAGTCACGCCAATCCAGATGATTCAAGCGGCTACAGCCATCGCAAATGATGGTGTTATGATGAAGCCGTATGTCATAGATGAAATTATCAATCCAAATACGGACGAAATTGTCCAAAATCATAAATCGGAAGAAAAAGGACGTCCGATTTCCAAGGAGACTGCTAAGAAAGTGCGGGAAATTCTGGCATCCACTGTGACTTCCGAGGTAGGGACGGGAAGGAAATTTGCCCTTCCTGGATATGATGTAGGTGGTAAAACGGGAACGGCAGAAATTCCGGACTCCCGTGGAAAATATTTATCAGGTGATGGAAATTACTTATACTCATTCCTAGGTATGGCGCCGATTGATGATCCGCAGTTAGTGACGTACGTTCTTGTTCAGCAGCCGCAGCTGGAACTCGGGGAAATCGGATCAGACCCGGTGTCAAAAGTTTTTAAGCCTGTTATGGAAAGCAGTTTAAAGTATTTGAATATCCTTCCTGAAAATGTAGATAAGACCGAATCCTTCAAGTTGAAGGATTATATAGGAAAAGATTCGAAAACAGTCATGGATGGATTAGGAGAGAAAGGGATTCGTCCAGTTCTCATTGGCGAAGGTGGGGAGATTGCGGCCCAATACCCAAGTGAAGGGACAAAGTTGACCAAGGATGCATTAGTTTTGCTGAGAACAGCCGGCAAAACACGGTTGCCTGATTTCACGGGTTGGTCGAAAAAAATGGTTCTTTCTTTCAAACAGCAATCAGGACTCGATATTCGATTAAATGGTGATGGTTTTGTCACAGAGCAGAGTCTGTCTCCTGGTACGGTAGTAAATGAAAGTGATCCATTGGTTATCATGTTGCAGCCGCCGAAAGAACAGTATGAAAAGCCAGAAGTGGAAGATGAAGAGGAACAGATTATTGGAGGTTGA
- the rsmH gene encoding 16S rRNA (cytosine(1402)-N(4))-methyltransferase RsmH, producing MFKHITVLLEEAVDGLHIKEDGIYVDCTLGGAGHSLEIVKRLSPNGRLICFDQDTTAIEAAKVTLKDYLDRITFIHSNFRNLKEELERINVTEVDGILYDLGVSSPQLDTPERGFSYHHDAQLDMRMDMDADLTAYEVVNEWSYEDLVRIFYRYGEEKFAKNIARKIEEARSKQPIRTTSDLVELIKAGIPAAARRTGGHPAKRVFQAIRIAVNDELGAAEESISDALELLRKGGRVCVITFHSLEDRLCKTLFKEASTLPELPPNLPVIPEGMEPTHKVVTRKPILPSQEEIEENKRSRSAKLRIAEKL from the coding sequence ATTTTTAAACATATTACAGTACTACTCGAAGAAGCCGTCGATGGCTTACATATAAAAGAAGATGGTATTTATGTGGACTGCACACTTGGCGGCGCAGGGCATAGCTTGGAAATTGTGAAACGGCTGTCACCGAATGGCCGGCTGATCTGCTTTGATCAAGATACAACGGCAATTGAGGCTGCGAAGGTGACGTTAAAGGATTATTTGGACAGAATCACATTTATCCATTCGAATTTCAGGAACCTAAAAGAGGAACTGGAAAGGATCAATGTTACTGAGGTGGATGGGATTTTATATGACTTAGGTGTCTCCTCACCCCAATTGGATACGCCAGAAAGAGGATTCAGCTATCACCATGATGCGCAATTGGATATGCGTATGGATATGGACGCTGATTTAACAGCCTATGAGGTCGTGAACGAATGGTCGTATGAAGATTTGGTCCGTATTTTTTACCGTTATGGGGAAGAAAAATTTGCGAAGAACATTGCTAGAAAAATTGAAGAAGCCCGCAGCAAACAGCCGATTCGGACTACATCCGATTTGGTGGAACTTATTAAAGCCGGCATACCTGCTGCAGCGCGAAGAACAGGTGGACATCCTGCAAAGCGCGTATTCCAAGCGATTCGAATTGCAGTCAATGATGAGCTGGGGGCGGCAGAGGAGTCAATCTCCGATGCACTAGAGCTCTTGCGAAAAGGTGGCCGTGTTTGTGTCATCACATTTCACTCATTGGAAGATCGGCTCTGCAAAACATTATTCAAAGAAGCTTCCACGTTACCGGAGCTTCCACCGAATTTGCCGGTCATACCGGAAGGCATGGAGCCGACACACAAAGTAGTGACGCGGAAACCGATTCTTCCAAGCCAAGAAGAAATAGAAGAGAATAAGCGATCCAGATCCGCAAAATTGAGAATCGCTGAGAAATTATAA
- the mraZ gene encoding division/cell wall cluster transcriptional repressor MraZ codes for MFMGEYQHTVDTKGRLIVPSKFREHLADGFVLTRGLDNCLFGYPMEEWKRLEEKLKALPVTKKDARAFARFFFSGATEVEIDKQGRVNIPSSLLNYSKIEKDCVVIGVSSRIEIWSKTLWDSYYEDSEQSFNEIAENIIDFDF; via the coding sequence ATGTTCATGGGTGAATATCAACATACTGTCGATACAAAAGGTCGGCTGATTGTCCCTTCTAAATTCAGGGAACATTTGGCGGACGGTTTTGTGTTGACACGTGGACTGGATAATTGTCTCTTCGGTTACCCTATGGAGGAATGGAAACGACTAGAGGAAAAGTTGAAAGCGTTGCCTGTCACAAAAAAAGATGCCCGTGCGTTTGCAAGGTTTTTCTTTTCCGGTGCAACTGAAGTCGAGATCGACAAACAAGGCCGTGTCAACATTCCATCCTCCTTACTGAACTACTCGAAAATTGAAAAGGATTGTGTTGTTATCGGTGTTTCCAGCCGGATTGAAATTTGGTCCAAAACACTTTGGGATTCCTATTATGAGGACTCTGAACAATCATTTAATGAAATAGCGGAAAACATCATCGACTTTGATTTCTAA
- the mraY gene encoding phospho-N-acetylmuramoyl-pentapeptide-transferase: MTLVTTLSAIAVTFVMTAIIGIAVIPILRKLKFGQSIREEGPEAHQKKAGTPTMGGLIFLFSIIISMFVLSYIYEDVLTTQTIVLMLVLAGFGIIGFLDDFIIVVMKRNLGLTSIQKLIGQIIIAIAAFFLLKMGPFDTTLQIPFTEIKIEMGVFYVAFLVFWLVGFSNAVNLSDGLDGLVAGTSTIAFAAFGVLGLLYEQFDIAMFAFVVSGAMLGFLLFNMKPAKVFMGDTGSLALGGALAMLSVLVKQELLLVLIGLVYVIETLSVMIQVASFKLTGKRVFKMSPIHHHFELSGWSEWKIVVVFWGVALLSALLPVMLEVLS; encoded by the coding sequence ATGACACTCGTCACTACATTATCGGCGATCGCCGTCACATTTGTTATGACAGCAATAATCGGTATTGCTGTCATACCTATACTTCGAAAATTGAAATTTGGCCAGAGTATAAGGGAAGAAGGTCCGGAAGCCCATCAGAAAAAAGCGGGTACGCCAACGATGGGCGGCCTTATTTTCCTGTTTTCAATCATCATTTCAATGTTCGTTTTATCATACATATATGAAGATGTGTTAACAACACAGACAATTGTATTGATGCTTGTGTTAGCTGGTTTCGGGATTATCGGATTTTTGGATGATTTCATTATCGTTGTGATGAAAAGAAACCTCGGTCTCACGTCGATCCAAAAATTGATCGGTCAAATTATTATTGCGATTGCTGCATTCTTCCTGTTGAAAATGGGACCTTTTGACACGACATTGCAAATACCCTTCACAGAGATCAAAATCGAGATGGGCGTGTTCTATGTTGCATTTCTCGTATTTTGGTTAGTCGGTTTTTCAAATGCCGTGAATTTATCAGATGGTTTGGACGGCCTGGTGGCGGGTACTTCCACGATTGCGTTCGCAGCTTTCGGTGTGCTTGGATTGTTGTATGAGCAATTTGATATTGCGATGTTTGCATTTGTGGTATCGGGAGCGATGCTCGGCTTTTTGCTTTTTAATATGAAACCCGCGAAAGTTTTTATGGGGGATACTGGATCTCTCGCCTTGGGCGGCGCTCTAGCCATGTTGTCTGTCCTCGTCAAACAGGAGTTGCTCCTAGTGCTGATCGGGCTTGTTTATGTGATTGAGACACTGTCTGTTATGATCCAAGTCGCCAGCTTTAAATTGACGGGCAAACGGGTGTTTAAGATGAGTCCGATTCACCACCATTTTGAGTTGTCTGGTTGGTCGGAGTGGAAAATTGTGGTGGTGTTTTGGGGTGTTGCTTTACTTTCGGCTTTACTGCCGGTCATGTTGGAGGTGTTATCATGA
- the ftsW gene encoding putative lipid II flippase FtsW translates to MRSLEQKLKAAFIISAVALSFIGLIFVHSAGSYWGKTHYADSSPFIVKQGIYMVVSFGVAYLMMKSPLLSNSTFWTYFYYITILMLAAVLIPGIGAVRNGSQSWIALGPFSIQPAEFVKVALIGKLACSMRKPAGKNPFEIKHFVLILLPAALIMMQPDLGSAVIMIVSAFVILFIAGYPLTFFGLLGVGGIGAFVVLIASAAYRMDRIKSYIDPWSDPLGNGFQGIQSLFAIAPGGLFGHGFGNSRQKYLYLPEPQNDFIFSIIAEETGFIGATTLLILFGILLFSAFGIAIRTKTFHAFLITSGMASMIIFQTFLNTGVVSGLLPVTGVTLPFISYGGSSLLTTWMAIGTILHFAFYREQTR, encoded by the coding sequence ATGCGTTCACTGGAACAGAAACTGAAAGCGGCGTTTATCATTTCGGCAGTGGCGCTGTCGTTCATCGGACTCATTTTTGTCCATTCGGCAGGTTCTTACTGGGGAAAGACTCATTACGCAGATTCTTCCCCTTTCATCGTAAAGCAAGGAATCTATATGGTCGTATCGTTTGGGGTGGCCTACCTCATGATGAAAAGTCCTTTGTTGTCGAATTCAACATTTTGGACGTATTTCTACTATATTACGATCCTTATGCTGGCAGCTGTGTTGATACCCGGGATTGGTGCGGTGCGCAACGGCTCGCAAAGCTGGATTGCACTTGGACCTTTCAGTATCCAGCCCGCAGAGTTCGTGAAGGTAGCTTTAATTGGCAAGCTGGCCTGCAGTATGCGAAAGCCGGCTGGAAAAAATCCATTTGAGATCAAGCACTTTGTTCTCATTTTGCTCCCGGCTGCCCTTATCATGATGCAACCTGATTTAGGCTCAGCCGTCATCATGATTGTCTCTGCGTTCGTTATCTTATTCATCGCAGGGTATCCGTTGACATTCTTTGGACTTTTAGGCGTTGGGGGCATTGGAGCTTTTGTCGTTTTGATCGCTTCAGCCGCTTATCGCATGGACCGGATCAAATCGTATATTGATCCTTGGAGTGATCCGTTAGGGAATGGGTTTCAAGGCATTCAATCGCTATTTGCTATTGCACCGGGCGGATTGTTCGGCCACGGCTTTGGAAATAGCCGGCAAAAATATTTATATTTGCCTGAACCTCAGAATGATTTTATTTTTTCTATCATAGCTGAGGAAACAGGGTTCATCGGAGCGACAACGTTATTAATTCTGTTCGGAATTTTGCTCTTCTCGGCATTCGGCATAGCGATTCGGACGAAAACATTTCACGCGTTTTTAATCACCTCCGGGATGGCATCGATGATTATTTTCCAAACGTTTTTAAATACTGGCGTCGTATCAGGACTATTGCCGGTCACAGGAGTAACTTTGCCTTTCATTAGTTATGGCGGCTCCTCTCTCTTAACCACATGGATGGCAATCGGCACAATTTTACATTTTGCATTCTATCGGGAACAAACTAGATAA
- a CDS encoding penicillin-binding transpeptidase domain-containing protein has protein sequence MRKAISIQSKKRIRAVFVLFLIALLLVVGKLFHVQIIKHEWLKERAEANWDREIPFGAVRGNINDRNGKMIVGNQLAPTLYFMPSQNKDIEKSAALLAPVLGADEKKLLDKMSKKGYMNKLSPEGKNITKEQADEIAKLQIEGLYTGVDFVRTYPYNNLLARLIGFTGYDGEGLAGIEFAYNEFLKGTGDVIRMYTDARTIPLPHVDDGFQSGENGATVELTIDLEMQQIVERELLQAMEKYDAAQALGIVMNPKTGEILSLASFPTFDPANYQEADPSIYNRNLPVWMTFEPGSTFKIVTLAAGLEEKVINLRNEHFNDPGFAMVANAKLRCWKRSGHGHQTFLEVVENSCNPGFIEIGQRLGSEKLDKYIRDFGFGESTGSGIAGEAKGILFSKEAFGPVEQATTSFGQGISVTPIQQVQAVSAAINGGNLYKPYIVKEVKDDKGKTIQSFGPELKRRVISEETSAQVREALESVVANGSGRNAFTDGLRVGGKTGTAQKVVDGTYKDGDYIVSFIGFAPADDPELLVYVAVDSPQNSIQFGGVIAAPIVGRIIEEIAPLAGISKREGQLEKEYRWGDPITHRVPDLTGMTKGMIARQLHTYRIEWHGDGEEVKYQLPAADTLMEVDDVIHLYTE, from the coding sequence CTGCGAAAAGCCATATCCATTCAATCGAAGAAGAGAATCCGAGCCGTCTTCGTCCTTTTCCTCATTGCATTGCTGCTCGTTGTTGGAAAGCTGTTTCATGTGCAAATCATAAAACACGAATGGCTGAAAGAGCGCGCAGAAGCGAATTGGGATCGGGAAATACCTTTTGGTGCCGTCCGGGGCAATATTAACGATCGGAATGGTAAAATGATCGTCGGAAATCAATTGGCCCCTACATTGTATTTCATGCCATCTCAAAACAAGGACATTGAAAAGAGTGCTGCCCTTCTGGCTCCTGTTTTAGGAGCGGATGAAAAGAAGTTGCTCGACAAAATGTCCAAAAAAGGATACATGAACAAGTTGTCGCCTGAGGGTAAAAACATCACGAAGGAACAAGCGGATGAAATTGCCAAACTGCAAATAGAAGGGTTATACACGGGCGTTGATTTTGTTCGTACCTATCCATATAATAATCTGTTGGCACGACTGATTGGATTTACAGGATATGACGGAGAAGGCCTTGCTGGAATTGAATTCGCATATAATGAGTTCCTGAAAGGGACTGGAGATGTCATTCGGATGTACACTGATGCGAGAACGATACCCTTGCCACATGTAGATGACGGATTCCAATCAGGTGAGAATGGCGCGACGGTCGAGTTGACAATTGATTTGGAAATGCAGCAAATTGTGGAGCGCGAGTTACTGCAGGCGATGGAAAAATACGATGCAGCACAGGCGCTTGGGATTGTCATGAATCCGAAAACAGGGGAAATTTTATCACTTGCATCCTTTCCCACATTCGATCCGGCCAACTATCAAGAAGCGGATCCATCCATATACAACCGAAATCTGCCGGTCTGGATGACTTTTGAGCCCGGTTCGACTTTCAAAATTGTAACGCTGGCTGCGGGGCTAGAGGAGAAGGTCATTAATCTTCGCAATGAGCATTTCAATGATCCGGGATTTGCTATGGTGGCGAATGCAAAATTACGTTGTTGGAAGCGTTCGGGCCATGGTCACCAAACATTCTTGGAGGTTGTGGAAAACTCTTGCAATCCGGGTTTTATTGAGATCGGACAACGGCTCGGAAGTGAAAAATTGGATAAATACATTCGCGATTTTGGTTTCGGAGAATCGACAGGATCAGGAATAGCAGGTGAAGCGAAGGGAATCCTATTTTCAAAAGAGGCGTTTGGTCCGGTTGAACAAGCGACTACCTCGTTCGGCCAAGGGATTTCCGTCACGCCAATCCAACAGGTGCAAGCTGTTTCGGCCGCCATTAATGGGGGTAATCTCTATAAGCCATATATCGTCAAGGAAGTAAAAGACGATAAAGGGAAGACGATCCAATCATTCGGTCCTGAATTGAAGAGACGGGTGATTAGTGAAGAAACTTCCGCGCAAGTACGTGAAGCGTTGGAGTCGGTTGTGGCAAATGGATCGGGTCGCAATGCCTTTACAGATGGATTGCGTGTCGGTGGAAAGACTGGAACAGCACAGAAGGTTGTGGACGGAACATATAAAGATGGGGATTACATTGTTTCTTTTATAGGCTTTGCTCCAGCAGATGATCCGGAGCTTCTAGTATATGTGGCCGTGGACAGTCCTCAAAATTCGATCCAGTTTGGTGGAGTTATTGCGGCTCCGATCGTGGGACGCATCATCGAAGAGATAGCACCATTAGCCGGCATATCTAAGAGGGAAGGACAATTGGAAAAAGAGTATAGGTGGGGAGACCCGATCACACACCGAGTGCCTGATCTGACAGGAATGACTAAAGGAATGATCGCAAGACAGCTTCATACGTATCGAATTGAATGGCATGGAGATGGAGAAGAAGTCAAATACCAGCTGCCAGCAGCGGATACATTGATGGAAGTGGATGATGTGATCCATTTGTACACCGAATAA
- the murD gene encoding UDP-N-acetylmuramoyl-L-alanine--D-glutamate ligase produces MNHPDQFSGMKILVLGLAKSGFAAATMLHEAGAKVVVNDASPEEGNQEAHLLREKGIEVICGGHPPQILDDGFDLLVKNPGIPYTNTVIEKAEQRGIPIWTEVELAYRISEAPIIAVTGSNGKTTTTTLLYHILNIGGKKPLIAGNIGTVATSVAQEAHADQLIVMEVSSFQLAGTEAFQPNIAIWTNLYDAHLDYHGSPYAYAKAKANITKNQTADDYLIYNADQPELYEHINSSNATMVPFSLSGRSESGISADEQFIYWMGEPYVDRAMIKLPGKHNLENILAATAAAILVDCDKETVESVLSSFTGVRHRMQFVKEIKGRKFYNDSKATNTLATKSALSSFEVPTILIAGGLDRGHSFEELREHMDHVKSVIAVGETAERFQEFASSCGISQISVAETMDDAIQQAYGQSAVGDIILLSPACASWDQYKNFEQRGDAFIDAVMKL; encoded by the coding sequence ATGAATCATCCCGATCAATTTTCAGGAATGAAGATTCTCGTTCTTGGTCTTGCAAAAAGCGGCTTTGCAGCTGCTACTATGCTGCACGAGGCAGGCGCGAAAGTCGTAGTCAACGATGCATCGCCTGAAGAGGGGAATCAAGAAGCACACCTCTTGAGGGAAAAGGGAATTGAAGTCATTTGCGGGGGACACCCACCTCAAATACTCGATGACGGGTTTGATCTGTTAGTAAAGAATCCTGGCATTCCCTATACAAATACAGTTATTGAAAAAGCGGAGCAAAGAGGGATCCCGATCTGGACAGAAGTGGAGCTCGCTTATCGAATCAGTGAGGCTCCCATTATAGCTGTCACTGGGTCTAATGGGAAAACGACTACCACTACTCTTCTATACCACATATTGAATATTGGTGGAAAGAAGCCGCTCATTGCAGGAAACATCGGAACAGTCGCTACTTCTGTAGCACAAGAAGCACATGCCGATCAGTTGATCGTCATGGAAGTGTCTTCGTTTCAATTGGCAGGAACAGAGGCATTTCAGCCGAATATCGCCATTTGGACGAATTTATATGATGCACATTTGGACTATCATGGTTCGCCGTATGCTTATGCAAAAGCGAAGGCCAACATAACGAAAAACCAAACAGCTGATGATTATCTGATCTATAATGCGGATCAACCAGAGCTTTATGAACATATCAATTCCAGTAATGCCACGATGGTGCCATTTTCTCTTTCTGGTAGGAGTGAAAGCGGAATCTCCGCAGATGAACAATTTATTTATTGGATGGGCGAGCCATATGTGGATCGTGCAATGATCAAACTGCCTGGCAAACATAATCTGGAAAATATTTTAGCAGCAACTGCTGCAGCCATTTTGGTGGATTGTGATAAAGAAACGGTTGAAAGTGTTTTGAGCTCCTTTACAGGGGTTAGGCATCGCATGCAATTCGTGAAAGAGATCAAAGGCAGGAAATTTTATAATGATTCCAAGGCGACTAATACACTTGCCACGAAGAGCGCTCTCTCCTCGTTTGAAGTACCGACTATTCTCATCGCGGGTGGGTTAGACCGCGGCCATAGTTTTGAAGAATTGCGGGAACACATGGATCATGTTAAATCTGTCATCGCTGTAGGGGAGACGGCAGAACGCTTTCAAGAGTTTGCCTCCTCTTGCGGTATCAGTCAAATCAGTGTGGCGGAAACGATGGACGATGCGATTCAACAAGCGTACGGGCAATCAGCTGTCGGCGACATCATCCTTCTTTCACCTGCTTGTGCAAGTTGGGATCAATATAAGAATTTTGAACAGCGGGGTGATGCTTTCATCGATGCGGTCATGAAGTTATAG
- the ftsL gene encoding cell division protein FtsL has protein sequence MALAQKKMHTYSNPAIETTETPIQQPSQRPSRKLFSKGEKFLFMLFGAVVIAFSVMILHTQAQINDTNKEVQLINKQIEETTKQNTELSIQVSEKSTYEVIWEKAKALGLDLNEKNVKVVSGQ, from the coding sequence ATGGCATTGGCACAAAAGAAGATGCATACCTACAGCAATCCGGCAATCGAAACGACGGAAACGCCGATTCAACAACCTTCACAGCGCCCTTCAAGAAAATTGTTTTCCAAAGGTGAAAAATTTCTCTTTATGCTGTTCGGCGCCGTCGTCATCGCTTTTTCCGTAATGATTTTGCATACCCAAGCCCAAATCAATGATACGAATAAGGAAGTGCAACTCATTAATAAACAAATTGAAGAAACTACAAAACAGAATACGGAGTTGTCCATCCAAGTAAGTGAGAAATCTACATACGAAGTCATTTGGGAGAAAGCGAAAGCGCTCGGCTTGGACCTGAACGAGAAAAACGTGAAGGTAGTGTCTGGACAATGA